A window of the Henckelia pumila isolate YLH828 chromosome 3, ASM3356847v2, whole genome shotgun sequence genome harbors these coding sequences:
- the LOC140891638 gene encoding uncharacterized protein isoform X1 translates to MMVGRVCSFLKPLPAKLSSSPAPFARYNSRIRVSAAAQMKTGAADADADAPRPPKVIDSHLHVWASPQQAAEKYPYFPGQEPTLTGHADFLLENMAEAGVDGALIVQPINHKFDHSYVSSVLKKHPSKFVGCCLANPAEDGGGIKQLENLITEDGYRAVRFNPYLWPSGQLMTNEVGKAMFSKAGELGVPVGFICMKGLDLHLMEIEQLCTEFPSTVVLLDHIAFCKPPTNDNEAQLFSKLLNLSRFPQVYVKFSALFRVSRNPHPYEDLSDMLSKLVSGYGANRVMWGSDFPFVVSECGYKEAKEAVCHLAQRAHLTTSELEWIFGGTFQHIFNT, encoded by the exons ATGATGGTAGGGAGAGTATGTAGTTTTCTGAAACCTTTACCTGCTAAACTAAGTTCTTCACCAGCTCCTTTCGCGCGTTACAATTCAAGAATTAGAGTTTCTGCGGCAGCCCAAATGAAAACTGGTGCCGCCGATGCCGATGCCGATGCCCCACGTCCACCCAAAGTAATTGACTCACATTTGCACGTTTGGGCATCACCTCAACAG GCTGCAGAAAAGTATCCATATTTTCCTGGGCAGGAGCCCACTTTAACTGGCCATGCGGATTTCTTGCTTGAG AACATGGCGGAAGCTGGTGTGGATGGTGCACTCATAGTACAGCCCATTAATCACAAGTTTGATCATTCTTATGTGAGCAG TGTTTTGAAAAAACATCCATCAAAATTTGTTGGTTGTTGCCTTGCAAATCCAGCAGAAGATGGAGGGGGCATCAAACAGCTCGAAAATCTGATTACAGAG GATGGGTATCGTGCTGTGCGCTTCAATCCATATTTGTGGCCATCTGGTCAACTG ATGACAAATGAAGTTGGGAAAGCCATGTTCTCCAAAGCAGGAGAGCTTGGTGTGCCGGTTGGTTTCATCTGCATGAAG GGTCTTGATCTCCATCTTATGGAAATCGAGCAACTGTGCACCGAATTTCCTTCTACTGTTGTGTTGCTCGACCATATCGCCTTCTGTAAACCCCCAAC AAACGACAATGAAGCACAACTTTTCTCAAAATTGCTGAACCTCTCCAGGTTTCCGCAG GTTTATGTGAAATTCAGTGCCCTATTCAGAGTATCAAGAAACCCACACCCATATGAAGATCTGTCAGATATGTTATCCAAACTCGTTTCTGGATATGGTGCCAACCGTGTCATGTGGGGAAG CGACTTTCCTTTCGTTGTCTCTGAGTGTGGTTACAAGGAAGCAAAAGAAGCAGTTTGCCATCTCGCCCAACGAGCACACTTGACAACTTCTGAGTTGGAATGGATTTTTGGTGGAACTTTTCAGCACATCTTCAATACCTAA